CACTCCCCTCGATCGTCAGATTGGAAATCGCGAAGCAAACGACTCCCGCCGTCGCGAGGGTCGAACCGACCAACCTCCAGAGGATCGAAAGAGGCGTTCTCATTGGAGTCTTCAAGGAACCGGCGTCGGCGCTGGCGGCGGGATGCGGTCGCCCAGGGGCTCGATGTCGACGGGGGATTCCAGCGGGATCGTGTTCTCCTCGGCCTTCTTCCAGGCTGAGGGGCGAGCCGGCGCGGGTGCGGGAGGGGTAGGAACAGTCCGTCGAGTTGACGAGGAAGTCGACGAGACGGTGCGCGGCAGCGGTTCAACGCGAGACTCGATGACGGTCTCGCCTGGGACCGGTTGAGAGACGGCCATCGCGGCCGTCTTGGCGCGGGCGACATTCAAGGCGTGGGCGGCGGCCTCGCGGACCGAGTCTTTCTTCTCGTAAACGACCGCGCGTCCCAGCACCACCACCGCTTCAGGGCCGCCGATCTGGCCGATGGCCTCGGCGGCGGCGATCCGGACGCTGGGGTACCAGTCGTTCTTGAGGACGTCGACGAGCGGCGCAATGCCTCGGGGATCTCCGAGCATGCCGAGCGACTGGGCGGCCTCGCGGCGGGTCCCGTAGTGGATGCTCTGGAGCCGTTGCGCCGCGAGGGCGACCGGATCGAGGGGATCGACGGCCGACGCGACGACGGTCGGCTGCTGCACCACCACGGGCGGCGCGGCGATCACGGCCGGAGCAGCCACAAAGCCCGGCTGCTGAACGACCACAGGCGGCGACGCCACGACGACCGTCTCAGGGGCGGTCGCTCGCGCGACGGTCGCCCCAATTGCAGCGCCGGCCAGTGAACCGATGCCGAACGACACCAGCGGATTCATTCCACCTCCGCCGCGCGGCGGCGGAGGGCCGAACCACGGGCCGGGATGAGGCCCCCAGCCGGGACCGGGGCCAGGGCCTGGAGGCCCGCCCCGGAATGCGGGTGCGGCCGAGGCGTGGACGCTCCGCTCCAGGGTTCCGGCCGGCCGACTGACCGAGAGCTGACGATCGACGTAACCCGGTCCGCGAGTCGCCGACATATGGCGTTCCAGGGTTCGCCCGCCAGGGCCCGTGACCGAGACGTCGCGTTCCCTCGTCGCCGTCTGGGCGGCGGCCGTCCCTTCAATCAGGCCGGACCAACCGACGCATCCGCACAGAACGAGTTTCATCCAGCGGTTCAAAGCCCACCTCCCTGCTTGCGGGGTCGTCGACGCCGCCATCCAACCTGTATCGGCGTTCGTCGGGTCCGTCCTTGACGGAATTCTCTCCGCCCCGACGATTTTGGGAAGCTCAAACAACGAAAGGCCTCGGACCCTCTCTTGACGGTCCGAGGCCTCGTATTCCAATCGTCGAATCGACCGCGATCAGAGCGCCCGCATGAAGGCGACGAGATCGGCCTTCTCCTGCGGGGTGAGCTTCAATTCCTGGACGAGATTGAAAAACTCCACCGTGTCTTCCAGCGTCAGGCAGCGGCCGTCGTGCATGTACGGCGGGCTGTCCTTGATTCCCCTGAGGGTGAACGTCTTGATCGGGCCGTCGCCCGGTTCGTCCTTCAGGAACCGCTCCAGGTGCAGGTCGTGGAGCTTGTCGTCCAGGAAGAACGGTGCGGGGTGGCAAACGGCGCACTGGGCCTTGCCCGTGAAGAGGGCTTCGCCTCGAAGCTCGGATTCGGTGGCCTTGCGCGGGTCGAGTTTGCCGGTGATCGTCAGTTTGGGCGCGGGAGGAAAATCCAGCATGTTCTGGAACTGAGCCATATGCGGGATGACCTCGCGCGGCAATTCTGTGAAGCCCTTCTTCATGGCCCGGATCGGATCGCCGTTGAAGTAGGCGGTACGCTGCTCGAACTCGGTGAAGTCCTCAACCGAGCGCAGACTCCGCTTGGATCCGTGGACCTGCTGATTGAACATCCCCCGGAGACTGACGGTGTCGATCCGGAACCGACGGTCTTCGGGGCGGGTGTCTGGGTTCAGGTGGAACTGCCCCGTGGTGTGACCGTTCACGTGGCAGTCGAAGCAGGCGACGCCGAGTTGAGGATTCGGACTCTTGCGGTCGTCGGTCAGGTTGAATTCCTCCTGCGGCAAGGGAGTCACCAGCATCCGCAGGCCGTCGAGCTGCGTCTGGGTCAGGAGGTCCTTGAACAACTCATAGTAATTGTGCAGCGCGACGACCTGCCCGCGCGAGACGTCTCCGAGTTCCGGCCGGTTGGTCAGGTAGATCGCCGGCGGGAACTCGGGGAGGAACTCGTTGGGGAGGTCGAATTCGACGTCGAACCGTTCAAGGCGCGGGAACATCGCGATCTGTACGGGCGGAAAGACCTGTCCACCGTTCGCGTGGAAAGGGTGAGGCAGCGCCGGATATGGAAAGAGCCCCTGTTCCTTGATCTGTTCGGGAGCCATCGCGGCGAGAGAGTCGAAAGTCTGCCCCTCGGCGAGCTTCGCCGTCGGGCCGACCGGCACGGGCTTTCCGCGCGACATCGTGAGGACGGGGTCAAGCCTGGGCGTGAGGTTGAAACGGCCCTCCAGGTACTTGCGGTGCGCCGCCATGATCTCGGGCTTGGCCGCGGATTCCTTGGCTTTGACCTCAGCCGCCGAGGTGAACGGCTTCGGCGAGCCGTACGGGTCGCGCGAGAAGTCGAAGCCCAGCACGCGTCCCTGGTTGGGCTGCGATTTCAGGGCGTCCGAAACCGGCGCGGGCTTTCCCGCCTCGAACATCGGCGAACGGTCGTGGTCGGTCAGCTTCTGCTCGGGCCGTTCCATGGGGACGGCCTTGACAGCCACGGCCTCAGCGGCTGGATCGACAGGCCGCTTGGCCGGTGCGGCGGTTTCTTGCGCACCGGCGGCGAACGCCCCGCCAAGAGTTGCCAACGACGTCAGTAGCGCTTTGTGCGCGAGGCTTCGAGCCGAGAGCGATCGGGGTTGCATGGGTGCCTCTCGTCTGGACGGTGACAAGGTCGAGACGCGGCGATCGGCGTTGCGCGTCCTCGAGGTCCAACGAGATGACCTTAAGCAACCGACATGCCCAGATCGCCCCGACATCCCCGAGGGGCGGCCGGGGCTCAGATCACTTCTTGCGCTTCTTGGAACTCTTACGCGCCTTGAGCTTGGCCTTTTTCTTCTTCTTGGCCTCGAGTCGAGCCGCCTTCTCAGCCGGCGAGGGAGCCGGCGCCCCTCCGCGCTGGGGTCTCGGCCCGCCGGGACCTGCGGGGCGAGGTCCGGCGCTCGACCTTCGAGGAGGCTTCGCTCCCGCCTTGGTTTTCGAGACGGGCGTCGTCGCGAGAACGAGATCCAACTCGCGACGGTCCACATCCACGCGAGCGACGCGGACCTCGATGCGGTCCCCCAACCGGTGTCGGGCCCCGCTCCGACGGCCGACGAGCGTGTGCGTCCCTTCCTCCAGGTAGTAAAAGTCGTCGGCCAGGCTGGTGACGTGAAGCAGACCTTCGACGGGGAGTTCGACGAGCCGACAGAAGAGGCCGAAGTCTTCAACGCCCACGACGATCGCGTGGAAGGCCTCGCCCACGCGCCCTTCCAGATGCGTCAACAGCTTCACGCGGTTCAGCTCTCGCTCAGCGGTCTCGGCGCGACGCTCCGTGCGGGTGCAGTGCTCGGCGAGAACGGCCAACTCGTCCTGGTTGCTCCTCGGCTTCCTCCCGTCGATCAGGGCGGTGATTTGACGGTGAACCTGGAGGTCGGGATAGCGGCGGATGGGCGAGGTGAAGTGGCAGTAGTCGTCGGAGGCCAGGGCGTAATGGGTCTCGTGCTCCGGCGTGTAGACGGCCTGTTTGAGGCTCCGGAGGAGGCCGTAGTGGACGGCGTATTCCTCGGGCTTTCCCTTGGCCTCGTCGAGCACGCGCTGGAGTTCGAACCGGCTCTGGGGAAGGTCGATCGAGAAGCCCAGACTGCGGACGAAGTCGGCGAACTCGCCCAGCTTGTTCGGCTCCGGGTCGGGGTGGACGCGGCGGAGGAAGCCGACGTGATTCTCCGTCAGGTGCGAGGCCGCCGCCTCGTTCGCGGCCAGCATGAACTCCTCGATCACCTGGTGGCTCTCATCGTTGACGGCCAGGTGGGCGCCGGAGACCTTCCCCTGGTCGTCGAGGTCGATCTCGACTTCAGGCAGGCTCAACTCCAGCGCTCCGCGGGTGAACCGCCGCCGGCGCAGGGTCATCGCCAGTTCCAGCATGTCCACGACCATCTTCACGACCTCGGGAGCGACGCCCACATGCTCGGCCGTCGGGTTCTTCATGACCTCGAAGGCATGCTCGTAGGCGAACCGATGGTCGACGTTGATGGCCGTCCGGGCGAACCGCTTCGAGGTCAGTACGCCCTCGGGGGTGAATTCGAGGAAGGCGGTCACGGTGTACCGCGTGTGGTGGGCCTGGAGGCTGGCGAGGCTGTTGGAAAGGACCTCGGGGAGCATCGGGATGACGCGGTCGGGGAGATAGACGCTCGTCCCCCGCTTGCGGGCGACGTCGTCGATCTCGGAGCCGGGGCGGACGAAGTGGGAGACGTCGGCGATGTGGACGCCCAGGCTCCAGTAGCCGTTCTCGTCGCGTGAGAGCGAGATCGCGTCGTCGAAGTCGCGGGCGGTGGCCGGGTCGATCGTGACGGTGAGAACGCCTCGGAGGTCCTCGCGGCCGGACACGTCGTCCTCGTGGAATCGCTTGGCCAGATCGCGCGCTTCGTCCAGGACCGAGTCGGGGAAGACGTCGGGGATGTTGAACGCGCGGATGACGGTCAGCGTGTCGACGCCGGGCGCCCCACGCTCGCCGAGGATCTCGACGACCACTCCCTCGCCCTCGGCGTAGGGGGTGGGGTAGCGAACGATCTCGATGGCCACCTTGTCGCCGGGCTTGGCGCCCTTCGCCCCCGGATCGCCGACGTAGATCAGGTCGTGGAACGTCGTGCCGTCGACCTTGACGTAACCCGCCCCCCCCTCTTCCCGGTACGTGCCGACGAACGCCCCGCTCGCCCGGGCGACGATCTGGATAATCCGCCCCTCGTCGTTCGTCCCTTCGCGGCGGGCGCGTTTGACGATCTTGACGGCGACCTCGTCCCCGCTGGAAGCGTCCTTGGCACCCTCGACGGGGATGTAGATCTGCTCGGCCTTGGAGTTGGCCCCGTGGGGGCGGACGAAGCCGAACCCCTTCGCGGAACGGCGGAAGAGGCCGATGATCGCGCCCGAGGTCTCCGCCTTCGCCAGCGTCTTGTCGCGGCCGACGTCAAGCTTCCCCTCCTTGACGAGCCCCTTGATCTCGGCCCGGAACGCCGGATAGTCCTCGGGGTCGATCTCAAGCTGACGCGACAGCGCCTTGAGCGTCCGAGGCTTGTACGACGGCTCGGCGACGAGTTTGAGCACGCGTTCGGCGTAACTGGCCATGGCTGGATCGCCCTCGTGACGCGGACGGGGTGCGACGGAATGTCTCACCGGTTCCAGGATATCATCCTCGGCGTCCGCGGGTCGCGTGCGTCTGGAAGAGAAGGAGAAGCACGCAAAAATAGACGCAATGGCGAACTTTTTGTTTTCATTTTCGACTTAGGCCATGGATGATGAATCGCCCGTTCCGCGTCGGTCACGCCCATTCGGAGCCGATCCATGGTCCGCCGTCTGTACTCGCTCCTGGCCTTCCCGCTCTTCCTCCTCGGCGGCGTCGCCCTCGCGGGGCCGCCCGAGGAGTCTGTGGTGAGGGTCTTCGCCACGCTTCGACTGCCGAACCCGATCCGTCCATGGGCTCGGCAGAATGCGATCGAGACGAGCGGAACCGGCGTCGTGCTCGACGACCATACGATCCTGACCAACGCGCACGTCGTCTCGTATGCGACCCGGGTGTCGGTTCAGAGCGCCAAGGGGGGCGACCGCTTCGAAGCCAAGGTCGTCACCTCGGGGCCGGACATCGACCTGGCGACGCTCTTGCTGGAGGACGAGACTTTCTTCAAGTCCGCTCCTGCCATGCCCCGAGCCGCCGTGCGGCCGGCGCCGAACGCCGCGGTGGCCGTCTACGGGTTCCCCGTGGGGGGCACCGGGATGGCGGTGACTCGGGGGGTGGTCTCCCGGATTGACTTCGGAGACTATCCCAGCGGCGAGTTCGGGATGCGAATCCAGATCGACGCGGCGGTGAACCCCGGAAGCAGCGGCGGCCCGGCGCTGGTGGACGATAAGATGATCGGCCTCACCTTCGGCCAGCTCGGCATGGCGGAGAACGTCGGCTACGTCGTCCCCAACGAGGAGATCGACTCCTACCTCGCCGACATGAAGGACGGTCGCTACGACGGCAAGCCCGGAATCTTCGATCGCTTCCAGACGATCGAGAATGAGGCTCTGCGCGCCAAGCTCGGCCTTGACCGTTCGGTTCGCGGCGTGATGGTGAGGAAGCCCTGGAGGACCACCGACGACTATCCCCTGCGCGAATTCGACGTGATCACCCAAGTCGGGGGATCGGCGATCGACAACGAGGGCTTCGCCGACGTGGACGGCATCCGTCTGCCGTTCGACGCCGTCGTCCCCCGCCTGGCCGCGGCCGGGCCGGTGGCGGCGAAGCTCATCCGCAACGGCAAGACGATCGACGGCGTCTTGCCGGTCTCGTCGGAAGACGTCGGGCTGCTGAAATCATACCGGGGCCGCCAGCCGAGCTTCTTCGTCCATGGACCGCTCGTCTTCTCGCCGGTCTACGCGGATGCCGTTCCGATCTACGCAAAAGCCAACCCCCTGGCCATGCTCGGCAGCCCGATCATCAGCCGTCGCGGCGACTTCGTCGCCTTCCCAGGAGAGGAACTCGTGATCGTCACCGCCCCGATGATGCAGCACAAGCTGACGCGGGGTTACGACGAGCACTTCGGCCAGATCATCCGCGACGTCGACGGGCATCCGGTGCGGAACCTTCTGCACCTGGTCGAACTGCTGCGGGACGCCCAGGGCGAGTACGTCACCCTGCGATTCGATGGGGACCTCATCGCCGAAACGATGGTCTTCCCGCGCAAGGCGCTCGACGACTCGACGGCCGAACTGATGGAGGACAACGGCATCCCCCGTCGCGGCTCAGAAGACGCGATCGCGGTCTGGGAGCGGAAGGCTCCAGCAGCCAAGTGACCTCTCGCCGCTCCCGCGCTCAGGCCTCTTCCGCCTGAGCGCCGCGGCTCGGGGAGCCCTTGAAAAGCCGGCGTCCCAGACTCTGTTGAAAGGGGGTCCAGGTGGACTCCCGGATTGGGTCGTCGCGGATCTCTCGGCCGAAGGTGTGGAGCTTGGCGTCGAGGTTGTCCAGATAGTGAAGGGCGACCGCCTCCAGCGTCATCGGGAGCTTCGGGCTGCCGTACTCAAGCGCGCCGTGGTGGCTGACGATCATGTGCTTCAGGCGCAGGAGCAGCTCGTTGGGGAACGGCTCGCCGGTGAGGTCGGCCGTCTGCTCGACCTTGTCGCGGAGCATCTCCACGCCCATGACCAGGTGGCCGACGAGTTGGCCCTCGTCGGTGTAGCCGAAGGCCCGGTCGTACGAGAGTTCCTCGATCTTGCCGACGTCGTGCAGGAAGACGCCCGTCAGAAGCAGATCCCGGTCGACGTCCGGGTAGAACTCCACGATCCTGTCGGCCACGTTGAGCATCGTGACGACGTGTTCCAGCAGCCCCCCCTGATAGGCGTGGTGGTTCTTGATCCCGGCGGGCGCGGCGGTGAACTTCGCCACGAACTCCTCGTCGATCAGGAAGCATTCCACCAGAGCCCGAAGGTGGGTGTCGTGCATCCCCAGCAGGACGTCGCGAAGCCGGTTGTACAGTTTGGCCACGTTCTGCGAGCTTTGCGGCAGGAAGTCCTCGGGCTCGACTCGCGAGGAGTCGACGACCTCGATGTGGCTCAGGATGATCTGGAGCGACCCCTGGAAGATCTGAGTCTTGCCGCGAACCAGGAGGTAGTCGCCCGGCTCGAAGGTTCGGGCCAGCTCCTCGGTGGCGTTCCACAGCCGCGCGCCGACGCTGCCGGTCTTGTCGCGCAACTCGAGCTGCAGGTAAAGGTTCCCCTGGCGGTTCGCCCGGAGTTGCTTGTCCGCGACCAGAAACGCCTCGTCGACCGAGTCGCCGTGCGAGAGTTGATTGACGTAACGACGGCTCATGGGCGAATCCGCTCGGCTTGGCTAGGGGGGAGGCTGTCAGTCGGGCGGGCTCGGCTCGGTGGGAGGGCGCCGCGGAACGGGGGTCGATTCTAGGGAGGCCGGCGGAGCGGGGTCAAGGGAGCCGGTCCCGTCTCCAGGAACCTCCTCGCTCTTCTTGATCGACAGGCCGTTCTCACGGATATAGGCGTCCTCCAGGCGCTGACGGGCCTCCACCAGCCTCTTCAATTCGACGGCCCGCTTGAGGAAGCCGCCGTCTCCCTGGATCCAGGCAAGGTCGTTCGTCCGACGAAAGCTCTGGACGGCCTCGACGGACGCAATCTGCTCGCTCTGGGCCGCCGCAAGCAGGCCGACCGCCTTCGCGAGCTTCGGATCGGGGGTCCAGATCCGCTCCACGGCTTTGAGGTTCTCGCGCCCCTCCCGGTCGAGGCGGGCGAGCAACTCGTCGAGGCGACGGTCCGATTGGTCTCGATTGACCTGGTCCTTCAGGAGATTGGCGATTTCCTGATTGATCGCGGTGAGCTTGTAGAGCTTCTCGGAAATCGGCTCGACCTGGAGATCGTACTCGAGGAACTGTTCCGCCGGACCGATCGTCAACGCCCGGCTGTGGATCGCCCAGTCGGTCGCCTCGACCACCATCACGGCGACGACGGCCGAGAGCGCCGCGGACCGCATCGTGTCGGCGAAGGTCGGCTTACGTCGAGGCCAGCCGGGCGCAAGCAACAACCCGGCGAGGAAGCCGACCACCAATCCGCCCACGTGCGCCGCCTGGTCGATCCTTGCGAGCGTCGCCCCGAGGGTGAGGTTAAACACGATGAAGACCAACGCCTGGCTCTTCAGCGGCCTCAAGATCGACGGCGGCACGGCGTGTCGTCGGACGATCAGGAATGCCGGCAAAGCCCCGACAACGCCGAAAATCGCACCCGAAGCACCGGCGCTGGTCCCGCCGTATGGCGGGAGAGCCAGGCTGGCCGCGGCTCCTCCAACTCCGGCCGCCATGTACAGGACGGCGAAGCGGAGGTTCCCGTACAGCCGCTCGACCAGAGGCCCCAGCGCGGCGAGGGCCCACATGTTGAACGCCAGATGGATGAAGCCGATGTGGAGGAAGACGCTCGCGGGCAACCGCCACCACTCGCCTCGGACCGTCACGCGGAGGTCGTCGTTGGCCCCCCAGGCGATCAGGTCGCTCGTGGTGGGATCGAGCGGATTGACCCCCTTGGCGACCATCGCCGCGAAGACGAGAACGCAAGCCGTGATGACGAAGCGGGAGACGAACGCGCTCGGGACCGCCGCGAACAGGTCACTTCGGAACTGGATTCTGTCCTCTCCCTGGACTCGAAGCGAGGCGTCCATTTCCATGGCTCGGGGGATCGTTTGGACGATCCGTTGGGCGAGGGCCGCGTCGATGGGCGCAGCCTCTCCCGTCCGGGCGGCGTGCGAGATGGCCTGGAGCGCGGCGGCGAGGGCTCCGGCGAGGCCCGGCTCCTGGGGAGGAACCTCCACGAGGCGGCCGCCGCCGATGTTCACCACCGGGGCGCCGGCCCCGGTCTCGGCCGCGACGTCGGGCCCGATATCGTTGTAGGCTGCCGCGTGGCCCGTGAACGTGGGCTTGCCGCCCCCCGATTGCTGCCGATCGAACCAAACCAGTTTATGATTCGTGAGCAGGATCGGGACGACGCCCTCGGGGGACGTCCGGCGGATCACCGCGACCAGGAATTCGCCTGGTGCGCGGGGGATGGAGACGTCGGCCACGATACCCAGATCGGCCCGCAGCAGCCTGGGGGTCAGTCCGACCTCCGTGAAACCGCCGAGCGGTGCGAACGTGGCCATCGCCAGCACGTCCCAGCGGCGGGAGTCCCCTCCCGTTTCCACCCCGAGATCCGCCGCCTTTTCGCTCTCCGCCATCGTGGCCGGACCTTTCTGGATCGCCGTCCTGAGTTCACGGCGATCACGCCGCTCGGTTTCGTCCCATCATTGTCGGTATCCTGGAGCGGATCGTAAAGGCAGACAGTGCGAGGGTCCGAGACGGGGAGAGGCATGGAGAGAATGCTCATCGGGCCGATCGTGGCCCTCTACCGTTTCCTCGTCTTCGCGGTTCGGGTGGCGATGGCGGTCCCGAGCGCTTTGCTCCGCCATGGCGGCGAGGTCGTTCGGCTCTTCGAGGAAGTCGCCGTGAAGAGCCTGCCGATCGTGGTCGGAGCGGGCCTGAGCGTCGGCCTGGTGACGTGGTTTCAAACGCATCGCCTCCTGGCCGCTCAGGGCGCGGAGGCGGCGCTGCCGAGCTTCCTGTCGGTGGCCGTGGTCGTGGAGTTGGGCCCGCTCCTGGCCGGTGTGCTCGCCGCGGGCCGCGTCGGCGCGGGGCTCGCGGCGGAGATGGGGGTCATGACTCTGAACGAGGAGATCGACGCCCGGATCGTCCTGGGCTCCGACCCGATCGGCGGATTGGTGGCCCCTCGGGTCATCGCCTGCGTCCTCGCCGCGCCGCTGCTGACGATCCTGGTCGATTCGGCCGCCCTGGTCGGAGCCCTGACGGCTGAAGGAATCGGCGGCAAGCTCTCGCCCGAGCTGTTCTGGCGGCAGTCGCTGGTCTTCCTACGGCTCCCGGACGTGGTGTCGGCGACCTTGAAGACGGCCGTCTTCGGGCTGATGGTCGGGCTGGTCGGATGCTGGGTCGGGCTCGAATCGGAGCGGTCGGCCGAGTCCGTCGGTCG
The Paludisphaera rhizosphaerae DNA segment above includes these coding regions:
- the rnr gene encoding ribonuclease R encodes the protein MASYAERVLKLVAEPSYKPRTLKALSRQLEIDPEDYPAFRAEIKGLVKEGKLDVGRDKTLAKAETSGAIIGLFRRSAKGFGFVRPHGANSKAEQIYIPVEGAKDASSGDEVAVKIVKRARREGTNDEGRIIQIVARASGAFVGTYREEGGAGYVKVDGTTFHDLIYVGDPGAKGAKPGDKVAIEIVRYPTPYAEGEGVVVEILGERGAPGVDTLTVIRAFNIPDVFPDSVLDEARDLAKRFHEDDVSGREDLRGVLTVTIDPATARDFDDAISLSRDENGYWSLGVHIADVSHFVRPGSEIDDVARKRGTSVYLPDRVIPMLPEVLSNSLASLQAHHTRYTVTAFLEFTPEGVLTSKRFARTAINVDHRFAYEHAFEVMKNPTAEHVGVAPEVVKMVVDMLELAMTLRRRRFTRGALELSLPEVEIDLDDQGKVSGAHLAVNDESHQVIEEFMLAANEAAASHLTENHVGFLRRVHPDPEPNKLGEFADFVRSLGFSIDLPQSRFELQRVLDEAKGKPEEYAVHYGLLRSLKQAVYTPEHETHYALASDDYCHFTSPIRRYPDLQVHRQITALIDGRKPRSNQDELAVLAEHCTRTERRAETAERELNRVKLLTHLEGRVGEAFHAIVVGVEDFGLFCRLVELPVEGLLHVTSLADDFYYLEEGTHTLVGRRSGARHRLGDRIEVRVARVDVDRRELDLVLATTPVSKTKAGAKPPRRSSAGPRPAGPGGPRPQRGGAPAPSPAEKAARLEAKKKKKAKLKARKSSKKRKK
- a CDS encoding MlaE family ABC transporter permease yields the protein MERMLIGPIVALYRFLVFAVRVAMAVPSALLRHGGEVVRLFEEVAVKSLPIVVGAGLSVGLVTWFQTHRLLAAQGAEAALPSFLSVAVVVELGPLLAGVLAAGRVGAGLAAEMGVMTLNEEIDARIVLGSDPIGGLVAPRVIACVLAAPLLTILVDSAALVGALTAEGIGGKLSPELFWRQSLVFLRLPDVVSATLKTAVFGLMVGLVGCWVGLESERSAESVGRAATRGVVWSTLAVFAANVALVPVIPWAVAWLERAGL
- a CDS encoding 3'-5' exoribonuclease YhaM family protein → MSRRYVNQLSHGDSVDEAFLVADKQLRANRQGNLYLQLELRDKTGSVGARLWNATEELARTFEPGDYLLVRGKTQIFQGSLQIILSHIEVVDSSRVEPEDFLPQSSQNVAKLYNRLRDVLLGMHDTHLRALVECFLIDEEFVAKFTAAPAGIKNHHAYQGGLLEHVVTMLNVADRIVEFYPDVDRDLLLTGVFLHDVGKIEELSYDRAFGYTDEGQLVGHLVMGVEMLRDKVEQTADLTGEPFPNELLLRLKHMIVSHHGALEYGSPKLPMTLEAVALHYLDNLDAKLHTFGREIRDDPIRESTWTPFQQSLGRRLFKGSPSRGAQAEEA
- a CDS encoding cytochrome B6, yielding MQPRSLSARSLAHKALLTSLATLGGAFAAGAQETAAPAKRPVDPAAEAVAVKAVPMERPEQKLTDHDRSPMFEAGKPAPVSDALKSQPNQGRVLGFDFSRDPYGSPKPFTSAAEVKAKESAAKPEIMAAHRKYLEGRFNLTPRLDPVLTMSRGKPVPVGPTAKLAEGQTFDSLAAMAPEQIKEQGLFPYPALPHPFHANGGQVFPPVQIAMFPRLERFDVEFDLPNEFLPEFPPAIYLTNRPELGDVSRGQVVALHNYYELFKDLLTQTQLDGLRMLVTPLPQEEFNLTDDRKSPNPQLGVACFDCHVNGHTTGQFHLNPDTRPEDRRFRIDTVSLRGMFNQQVHGSKRSLRSVEDFTEFEQRTAYFNGDPIRAMKKGFTELPREVIPHMAQFQNMLDFPPAPKLTITGKLDPRKATESELRGEALFTGKAQCAVCHPAPFFLDDKLHDLHLERFLKDEPGDGPIKTFTLRGIKDSPPYMHDGRCLTLEDTVEFFNLVQELKLTPQEKADLVAFMRAL
- a CDS encoding S1C family serine protease, translated to MVRRLYSLLAFPLFLLGGVALAGPPEESVVRVFATLRLPNPIRPWARQNAIETSGTGVVLDDHTILTNAHVVSYATRVSVQSAKGGDRFEAKVVTSGPDIDLATLLLEDETFFKSAPAMPRAAVRPAPNAAVAVYGFPVGGTGMAVTRGVVSRIDFGDYPSGEFGMRIQIDAAVNPGSSGGPALVDDKMIGLTFGQLGMAENVGYVVPNEEIDSYLADMKDGRYDGKPGIFDRFQTIENEALRAKLGLDRSVRGVMVRKPWRTTDDYPLREFDVITQVGGSAIDNEGFADVDGIRLPFDAVVPRLAAAGPVAAKLIRNGKTIDGVLPVSSEDVGLLKSYRGRQPSFFVHGPLVFSPVYADAVPIYAKANPLAMLGSPIISRRGDFVAFPGEELVIVTAPMMQHKLTRGYDEHFGQIIRDVDGHPVRNLLHLVELLRDAQGEYVTLRFDGDLIAETMVFPRKALDDSTAELMEDNGIPRRGSEDAIAVWERKAPAAK
- a CDS encoding HEAT repeat domain-containing protein, translating into MNRWMKLVLCGCVGWSGLIEGTAAAQTATRERDVSVTGPGGRTLERHMSATRGPGYVDRQLSVSRPAGTLERSVHASAAPAFRGGPPGPGPGPGWGPHPGPWFGPPPPRGGGGMNPLVSFGIGSLAGAAIGATVARATAPETVVVASPPVVVQQPGFVAAPAVIAAPPVVVQQPTVVASAVDPLDPVALAAQRLQSIHYGTRREAAQSLGMLGDPRGIAPLVDVLKNDWYPSVRIAAAEAIGQIGGPEAVVVLGRAVVYEKKDSVREAAAHALNVARAKTAAMAVSQPVPGETVIESRVEPLPRTVSSTSSSTRRTVPTPPAPAPARPSAWKKAEENTIPLESPVDIEPLGDRIPPPAPTPVP
- a CDS encoding rhomboid family intramembrane serine protease, producing MAESEKAADLGVETGGDSRRWDVLAMATFAPLGGFTEVGLTPRLLRADLGIVADVSIPRAPGEFLVAVIRRTSPEGVVPILLTNHKLVWFDRQQSGGGKPTFTGHAAAYNDIGPDVAAETGAGAPVVNIGGGRLVEVPPQEPGLAGALAAALQAISHAARTGEAAPIDAALAQRIVQTIPRAMEMDASLRVQGEDRIQFRSDLFAAVPSAFVSRFVITACVLVFAAMVAKGVNPLDPTTSDLIAWGANDDLRVTVRGEWWRLPASVFLHIGFIHLAFNMWALAALGPLVERLYGNLRFAVLYMAAGVGGAAASLALPPYGGTSAGASGAIFGVVGALPAFLIVRRHAVPPSILRPLKSQALVFIVFNLTLGATLARIDQAAHVGGLVVGFLAGLLLAPGWPRRKPTFADTMRSAALSAVVAVMVVEATDWAIHSRALTIGPAEQFLEYDLQVEPISEKLYKLTAINQEIANLLKDQVNRDQSDRRLDELLARLDREGRENLKAVERIWTPDPKLAKAVGLLAAAQSEQIASVEAVQSFRRTNDLAWIQGDGGFLKRAVELKRLVEARQRLEDAYIRENGLSIKKSEEVPGDGTGSLDPAPPASLESTPVPRRPPTEPSPPD